From a region of the Candidatus Binatus sp. genome:
- a CDS encoding cation diffusion facilitator family transporter, translating to MPQNQPQECQSNDTDRRVGLRAVLLSLTVLATTSAVQAVIFFLTGSVALLTDLIHNTGDALTAVPLAISFVRPSRRASRNAELFVLGAILVSAVAAGIEAIRRVAGGRPPDHLLVLAAGGVVGAIGNWTAAQIRTRTGRAINNAALMADGDHALIDAFVSLAVVLSALLVYLGFSIADPLIALASVVIIVLITIHAWRIIASN from the coding sequence ATGCCGCAGAACCAACCGCAGGAGTGTCAGTCTAACGACACAGATAGGAGAGTAGGATTGCGAGCCGTCCTGCTCTCGTTGACCGTTCTTGCGACAACCAGCGCCGTCCAAGCCGTCATTTTTTTTCTGACCGGAAGCGTTGCTCTGCTAACCGACTTAATTCACAACACCGGCGACGCGCTGACGGCCGTACCGCTCGCAATATCGTTTGTTCGACCCTCCCGGCGCGCATCGCGCAACGCGGAACTATTTGTTCTTGGTGCAATCCTCGTAAGTGCGGTGGCTGCGGGAATTGAGGCCATAAGGCGCGTCGCAGGCGGCCGCCCCCCAGATCACTTGCTCGTGCTGGCTGCGGGTGGCGTGGTCGGAGCAATCGGTAACTGGACAGCCGCTCAAATCCGCACCCGGACGGGACGCGCGATAAACAACGCAGCTTTGATGGCGGACGGCGACCACGCCCTGATCGATGCGTTCGTGAGCCTTGCCGTGGTGTTGAGCGCGCTGCTGGTTTATCTAGGCTTTTCGATTGCCGATCCGCTCATCGCGCTTGCATCGGTGGTAATCATCGTCCTCATCACGATTCATGCGTGGCGGATCATCGCCTCGAATTAG
- the pfkA gene encoding 6-phosphofructokinase — translation MDDGNNESSDLTGSRPRRIAIITAGGDAPGMNAAIRAVVRSATVAGIEVIGFRRGYEGLIRDLAEPLGSRSVANVIQRGGTFLETSRSVEFRTPAARGLAARNLKRHQIEALIVVGGEGSMIGATIFGAETGIPVFVIPASIDNDIPGTDYSIGFDTAVNTALDAIDRIRDTAFAYERVFCVEVMGRDSGFIALAVALGAGAKAVVVPEIPFNLDDICDRVEDSHRRGKRSTIVVVSEGPRTGGVIPVAEALTARLHMQARVVVIGHVQRGGAPTARDRLLASRMGAGAVKAILDGAVPSLIGEERGAIVCVPLGEAVNRRRLLDPLLIDLVHQLST, via the coding sequence ATGGACGATGGCAACAATGAATCTTCCGACCTGACCGGCTCGCGCCCCCGCCGAATTGCAATTATCACTGCCGGCGGCGACGCTCCCGGGATGAACGCCGCCATTCGCGCCGTGGTCCGCAGTGCGACGGTCGCCGGAATCGAGGTGATTGGTTTCAGACGCGGCTACGAGGGCCTGATCCGCGACCTGGCCGAGCCGCTGGGCAGTCGTTCCGTCGCCAACGTAATCCAGCGCGGCGGGACCTTCCTGGAGACCTCGCGCTCGGTCGAGTTCCGCACTCCCGCTGCCCGAGGGCTGGCAGCCCGCAACTTGAAACGTCACCAAATCGAGGCGCTCATCGTCGTCGGCGGCGAGGGCTCGATGATCGGCGCGACAATCTTCGGCGCCGAAACGGGCATTCCGGTCTTCGTCATCCCGGCCTCGATCGACAACGACATCCCCGGCACCGACTACTCAATCGGCTTCGACACCGCGGTCAACACCGCGCTCGATGCGATCGATCGCATTCGGGACACCGCATTCGCCTACGAACGCGTCTTTTGTGTCGAGGTGATGGGCCGGGACTCGGGTTTTATCGCATTGGCGGTTGCTCTCGGTGCTGGCGCCAAGGCGGTCGTCGTCCCCGAGATTCCGTTCAACCTCGACGACATCTGCGATCGTGTCGAAGACAGCCATCGCCGCGGCAAACGCTCGACGATTGTCGTGGTCTCGGAGGGACCGCGCACCGGGGGCGTCATCCCGGTCGCCGAGGCGCTTACCGCCAGACTGCACATGCAGGCGCGCGTGGTTGTGATCGGCCACGTCCAGCGCGGCGGAGCGCCCACGGCCAGGGACCGCTTGCTGGCGAGCCGGATGGGCGCCGGCGCCGTCAAGGCCATTCTCGACGGCGCCGTGCCTTCACTAATTGGCGAGGAGCGGGGCGCGATTGTTTGCGTTCCGCTAGGCGAGGCGGTCAATCGGCGCCGCCTGCTGGACCCATTGCTGATCGATCTCGTCCATCAGCTCTCCACCTGA
- a CDS encoding carbonic anhydrase, with translation MLRISMVLALAALSIATTRAAIAAAHEPTLSAEQALKLLLEGNQRFVAGKLEHPNQTPARRAELARGQHPFAAVLACSDSRTPPEIIFDRGLGDIFTARVAGNSADQVVIESLDYSVKHLGVRVVMVLGHRRCGAVTAAVESYDNENVGPMLKELYPAVRATRGMPGDPVENAVRENVKLVMKNLAASQALSAMVKSGELKIVGGIYDLDTGTIEMLKD, from the coding sequence ATGCTGAGAATATCGATGGTGCTGGCTTTGGCCGCGCTGTCGATCGCTACGACACGCGCGGCAATAGCCGCGGCCCACGAGCCTACGCTGAGTGCCGAGCAGGCGCTCAAGCTGCTGCTCGAGGGCAATCAGCGTTTCGTTGCCGGCAAGCTGGAACATCCCAATCAGACGCCGGCGCGGCGCGCCGAACTGGCCAGGGGACAGCATCCGTTCGCCGCGGTGCTGGCATGCTCGGATTCGCGGACGCCGCCCGAGATAATTTTTGACCGCGGACTTGGCGATATATTCACCGCGCGGGTGGCGGGCAACAGCGCCGACCAGGTGGTAATCGAAAGCCTCGACTACTCGGTCAAGCATCTCGGCGTGCGGGTGGTGATGGTACTGGGGCATCGCCGATGCGGCGCGGTGACCGCCGCAGTCGAGAGTTATGATAACGAAAACGTCGGCCCGATGCTCAAAGAGTTGTACCCGGCGGTGCGCGCAACCCGTGGCATGCCGGGCGATCCGGTCGAAAATGCGGTGCGCGAGAATGTGAAGCTGGTGATGAAAAATCTTGCCGCTTCGCAGGCGCTGTCGGCGATGGTCAAATCGGGCGAGCTGAAGATTGTCGGCGGCATTTACGATCTCGACACGGGCACGATCGAGATGCTGAAGGACTAG
- a CDS encoding MaoC family dehydratase N-terminal domain-containing protein, translating to MADKSAVGKTGKPFKMHVDWSKVREFARAIKDPNPLYFDPELAKKEMGGIPVPVTFLQTSAFWTDESSSPGFGGFDLRRILHGEQEFEFFKPIFVGDTLTGVSKVADVLEKEGGRGGKMTLLITETEYTNQKGEKVAIARSTLIETGQAVKA from the coding sequence ATGGCTGACAAGAGCGCCGTCGGGAAAACCGGCAAACCATTCAAGATGCACGTCGATTGGAGCAAGGTCCGCGAGTTCGCCCGCGCGATCAAAGACCCCAATCCGCTCTACTTCGACCCGGAACTGGCGAAGAAGGAAATGGGCGGAATCCCCGTACCGGTCACGTTTCTGCAGACCAGCGCGTTTTGGACCGACGAGAGCTCCAGCCCCGGCTTCGGCGGCTTCGACTTGCGCCGTATCCTGCACGGCGAGCAGGAGTTCGAATTCTTCAAGCCAATCTTTGTCGGCGACACGCTGACCGGCGTTTCCAAAGTCGCCGACGTGCTCGAGAAGGAAGGCGGTCGCGGCGGCAAGATGACGCTGCTGATCACGGAAACCGAGTACACCAACCAGAAGGGCGAGAAAGTCGCGATTGCGCGCTCAACGCTGATCGAGACCGGACAAGCGGTCAAAGCGTAA
- a CDS encoding glucose 1-dehydrogenase, with the protein MNNPFSVEGKVTIVTGGGTGIGESIAKEFALRGAPVLIASRKLENLERVRDEIRKAGGKCEMTQVDVRDAEQCDKMVAEAVRQFGRLDVLINNHGASIAAPSLNLSPNGWRAVVGINLDGVFFCSKAAARQFIEQKSPGSIVNISSTAGVHGSPFMLPYGASKAGVINLTVSHASEWGSMGIRVNCIAPGPIDTEGAAPRVWPNPKVKEMVARSRALQRFGRVEEIAYPCIFLASDASSYVTGALLIIDGGEGMRISE; encoded by the coding sequence TTGAACAATCCATTCAGTGTCGAAGGCAAAGTTACGATCGTGACCGGCGGCGGGACCGGAATCGGCGAGTCGATCGCCAAGGAGTTCGCGCTGCGCGGTGCGCCGGTGCTGATCGCCAGCCGCAAGCTCGAAAACCTCGAGCGCGTGCGCGACGAAATTCGCAAGGCAGGCGGCAAATGCGAGATGACCCAGGTCGACGTCCGCGACGCCGAGCAATGCGACAAGATGGTGGCGGAGGCGGTCAGGCAGTTCGGCCGTCTCGACGTGCTGATTAACAATCACGGCGCCAGCATCGCGGCGCCGTCGTTGAATCTCTCGCCCAACGGATGGCGCGCGGTGGTCGGAATCAATCTCGACGGCGTGTTCTTCTGCTCCAAGGCGGCGGCCCGCCAATTCATCGAGCAGAAGAGCCCCGGCTCGATCGTCAATATCTCTTCGACTGCGGGCGTGCATGGTTCGCCCTTTATGCTTCCGTACGGCGCGTCAAAAGCGGGCGTCATCAACCTGACTGTTTCTCACGCCAGCGAATGGGGCTCGATGGGCATCCGTGTCAACTGCATCGCGCCCGGCCCGATCGATACCGAAGGCGCCGCGCCGCGCGTATGGCCAAATCCAAAGGTCAAGGAGATGGTTGCGCGATCGCGCGCGCTGCAGCGCTTCGGCCGCGTCGAGGAAATCGCCTACCCGTGCATCTTTCTTGCGTCCGACGCGTCGAGCTACGTTACCGGCGCGCTGCTGATTATCGACGGCGGCGAAGGCATGCGAATTTCCGAGTAA